One Amycolatopsis sp. NBC_00355 genomic window carries:
- a CDS encoding TetR/AcrR family transcriptional regulator: protein MSEEPARRAGRGGRERVVTAAISLFAARGITATTMEDIAAHAPVSKRTLYAHFPTKQDLVLAQLDHLLRSGYSLLETLGRDDLPPRDRLLAMFAVRPWPDGTVHGCPFIHAAVEHPDPADRVHAFARKQKLLMLTLVTGLLDELGIAEPEPLAEQLVTLSDGAASRAMVLNDPDYGRHARKAAETLLDHAPRRPGK, encoded by the coding sequence ATGAGCGAGGAACCAGCACGCCGAGCCGGCCGGGGCGGCCGGGAACGCGTGGTGACCGCCGCGATCAGCCTGTTCGCGGCGCGCGGCATCACCGCGACCACGATGGAGGACATCGCCGCCCACGCCCCGGTGTCCAAGCGGACCCTGTACGCCCACTTCCCCACCAAGCAGGACCTCGTCCTGGCCCAGCTGGACCACCTCCTGCGGTCCGGCTACTCGCTGCTCGAAACCCTCGGACGCGACGACCTGCCCCCTCGCGACCGGCTCCTCGCGATGTTCGCGGTGCGACCGTGGCCGGACGGAACCGTCCACGGCTGCCCGTTCATCCACGCCGCGGTCGAGCACCCAGACCCCGCCGACCGCGTGCACGCCTTCGCACGCAAGCAGAAACTCCTCATGCTCACCCTGGTGACCGGTCTGCTGGACGAACTCGGCATCGCCGAGCCGGAACCGCTGGCCGAGCAGCTCGTCACCCTCTCCGACGGCGCCGCCAGCCGCGCGATGGTGCTCAACGACCCCGACTACGGCCGTCACGCCCGCAAGGCCGCCGAAACACTGCTCGACCACGCGCCGCGTCGCCCCGGAAAGTAG